One Epidermidibacterium keratini DNA segment encodes these proteins:
- a CDS encoding HSP90 family protein → MREQFQVNLRGIVDILSHHLYSSPRVYLRELIQNGRDAITARRQLEPDAVGSITIEPGPGEHSLVVADDGIGLTADEMRSLLATIGASSKRQDFTAARNDFLGQFGIGLLSCFLIADEIEVISRSAREPDAPTLRWVGYADGTFTVTDSERRLELPGTEVIIHPRREDREWTAIERVRRLASEFARYLDVPITVTGELVSQQTPPWELPYDEQLDFCQQTFGFLPIDAFEIRVDVLGIRGVAFVTDTKGRAGERAGDIVYTRGMLLSTRNGQLVPDWANFVRVVASAGDLSPTASRESLQENDLLTDAREAIGHEVQRGIELMAADAPEQFEHFQAVHATGLSAMAVTDPQMLDFVSRYLNVESSAGWLPLDELLHTYPQVHFVRRTTQYQSLRELAKLQGYVLVNGGYVYQSEILQQVAARNPRLSITELDLASFAAALPRPEPDDAALVRRLSEVWSSALAHLDLQLDPRTFAPSTIPALLLPSTTAQADDDLDDLLGDLIAEPEHTPPRIVLNLASPPVRALAGDIDDTVAREGMRAIYTLALLMRGEPLTEHESATLSQALRTLITAAAGHPADRAVTED, encoded by the coding sequence ATGCGTGAACAGTTCCAGGTCAACCTGCGCGGCATCGTCGACATCCTCTCCCATCACCTCTACTCCAGCCCCCGCGTCTATCTGCGTGAGCTGATCCAGAACGGTCGCGACGCGATCACCGCCCGTCGCCAGCTCGAGCCGGACGCGGTCGGGTCCATCACCATCGAGCCAGGTCCGGGCGAGCACAGCCTGGTCGTCGCCGATGACGGCATCGGACTCACCGCCGACGAGATGCGCTCGCTGCTCGCGACCATCGGCGCCTCCTCCAAGCGCCAGGACTTCACCGCCGCCCGCAACGACTTCCTCGGCCAGTTCGGCATCGGGTTGCTGTCGTGCTTCCTGATCGCCGACGAGATCGAGGTCATCTCGCGCAGCGCCCGCGAGCCCGACGCACCGACGCTGCGCTGGGTCGGGTACGCCGACGGCACCTTCACCGTCACCGACAGCGAGCGCAGGCTCGAGCTGCCCGGCACCGAGGTGATCATCCATCCACGCCGCGAAGACCGCGAGTGGACCGCGATCGAGCGAGTACGCCGGCTGGCGAGCGAGTTCGCCCGCTACCTCGACGTACCGATCACTGTGACTGGCGAGCTGGTCTCGCAGCAGACCCCGCCGTGGGAGCTGCCCTACGACGAGCAGCTCGACTTCTGCCAGCAGACCTTCGGCTTCCTGCCGATCGATGCGTTCGAGATCCGGGTCGACGTACTCGGCATCCGCGGCGTCGCGTTCGTGACCGACACCAAGGGCCGCGCCGGCGAGCGCGCAGGCGACATCGTCTACACGCGGGGGATGTTGCTGTCGACGCGCAACGGTCAGCTCGTGCCGGACTGGGCCAACTTCGTGCGGGTCGTCGCGAGCGCTGGCGACCTTAGCCCCACCGCCTCGCGCGAGTCGCTGCAGGAGAACGACCTGCTCACCGACGCGCGGGAGGCAATCGGCCACGAAGTGCAGCGCGGCATCGAGCTGATGGCGGCCGACGCGCCCGAGCAGTTCGAGCATTTTCAGGCCGTGCACGCCACCGGGTTGAGTGCGATGGCCGTGACCGACCCGCAGATGCTGGACTTCGTCTCGCGCTACCTCAACGTCGAGTCCTCGGCCGGCTGGCTGCCGCTCGACGAGCTGCTGCACACCTACCCGCAGGTGCACTTCGTGCGGCGTACGACGCAGTACCAGTCGCTGCGCGAGCTGGCCAAGCTGCAGGGCTACGTGCTGGTCAACGGCGGCTACGTCTACCAGAGCGAGATCCTGCAGCAGGTCGCCGCGCGCAACCCACGGCTGTCGATCACCGAGCTCGACCTGGCGTCGTTTGCCGCTGCGCTGCCACGGCCAGAACCCGACGATGCCGCTCTGGTGCGCCGCCTGTCGGAGGTGTGGTCGAGCGCGCTGGCGCATCTTGACCTGCAGCTCGACCCTCGCACGTTTGCCCCGTCGACGATTCCCGCGCTGCTGCTGCCGAGTACGACGGCCCAGGCCGATGACGATCTAGACGACCTGCTCGGCGACCTCATCGCCGAGCCGGAGCACACACCGCCGCGTATCGTGCTCAACCTCGCCAGCCCGCCGGTGCGCGCCCTCGCCGGCGACATCGACGACACGGTCGCCCGCGAGGGCATGCGCGCCATCTACACCCTCGCCCTGCTGATGCGCGGCGAACCGCTGACCGAACACGAGTCCGCCACGCTCAGCCAGGCACTGCGCACGCTGATCACCGCTGCCGCCGGGCATCCCGCAGACCGCGCGGTCACTGAGGACTGA